One genomic segment of Mobula hypostoma chromosome 2, sMobHyp1.1, whole genome shotgun sequence includes these proteins:
- the fdps gene encoding farnesyl pyrophosphate synthase isoform X1 gives MFRQMLRAVMLAPRLGHCAKWRELTWSPGRLTMNSDKRPRVNGDSEDFDRIFNQVVGDLTQEDLKHPEIGDAIKRLKEVLEYNAPGGKRNRGLSVIASFRELAAPHQQTEENFRLALIVGWCVELLQAFFLVADDIMDNSVTRRGQVCWYRKEGVGLDAINDSYLLESAVYRLLRRYLRSHTCYIHLLELFLQTSYQTELGQSLDLMTAQPSRVDLDQFTEERYKAIVKYKTAFYSFYLPVASAMYMAGIDGEEEHRIAQTILLEMGEFFQIQDDYLDCYGDPEVTGKVGTDIEDNKCSWLVVQALKSVTPKQRRVLEENYGQREPEKVARVKALYKELRLAEAFHQYENQSYQQLRGLVSEHCSRLPQDVFLTFADRIYKRKK, from the exons ATGTTCCGCCAGATGCTGCGAGCCGTGATGCTGGCTCCTCGCCTGGGCCACTGTGCCAAGTGGAGGGAGCTCACCTGGAGTCCCG GCCGCCTGACCATGAATTCAGACAAGAGGCCCCGGGTGAATGGCGACAGCGAGGATTTTGACCGTATCTTCAATCAGGTGGTAGGCGACCTGACCCAGGAGGACCTGAAGCACCCAGAGATCGGGGATGCCATCAAACGGCTGAAGGAG GTGCTTGAGTACAAcgctcccggagggaagaggaatcGGGGTCTCTCGGTCATCGCCTCGTTCCGCGAGCTCGCAGCTCCCCACCAGCAGACTGAGGAGAACTTCCGTCTGGCGCTTATCGTCGGCTGGTGTGTGGAGCTG CTACAAGCCTTCTTCCTGGTCGCGGACGACATCATGGACAATTCTGTCACCAGGCGGGGTCAGGTCTGCTGGTATCGGAAG GAAGGAGTGGGTCTGGATGCCATCAATGACTCCTACCTCCTAGAATCCGCCGTTTACCGCCTCCTCCGCAGGTACCTGAGGTCCCATACCTGTTACATTCACCTGCTAGAGTTATTCCtccag aCGTCCTACCAGACGGAGCTGGGACAGTCACTGGACCTGATGACAGCCCAGCCCAGCCGTGTGGATCTGGACCAGTTCACTGAGGAGAG GTACAAGGCCATTGTAAAGTACAAGACTGCCTTCTATAGCTTCTACCTGCCCGTGGCTTCCGCCATGTACATG GCTGGGATCGACGGCGAGGAGGAACATCGCATTGCCCAAACCATCCTCCTGGAGATGGGGGAGTTCTTTCAGATTCAG GACGATTACCTGGACTGCTATGGAGACCCTGAGGTGACCGGTAAGGTCGGTACAGACATTGAGGACAACAAGTGTAGCTGGCTGGTGGTTCAAGCACTGAAGAGTGTCACTCCCAAACAGAGGAGGGTGTTAGAG GAGAACTACGGCCAGCGGGAGCCGGAGAAGGTGGCGAGGGTGAAGGCTCTGTACAAGGAGCTGAGACTAGCTGAAGCCTTCCATCAGTATGAAAACCAGAGCTACCAGCAGCTGAGGGGGCTGGTGAGCGAGCACTGCAGCCGCCTGCCTCAGGACGTCTTCCTCACCTTCGCTGACCGCATCTACAAGAGGAAGAAGTAG
- the fdps gene encoding farnesyl pyrophosphate synthase isoform X2, with translation MNSDKRPRVNGDSEDFDRIFNQVVGDLTQEDLKHPEIGDAIKRLKEVLEYNAPGGKRNRGLSVIASFRELAAPHQQTEENFRLALIVGWCVELLQAFFLVADDIMDNSVTRRGQVCWYRKEGVGLDAINDSYLLESAVYRLLRRYLRSHTCYIHLLELFLQTSYQTELGQSLDLMTAQPSRVDLDQFTEERYKAIVKYKTAFYSFYLPVASAMYMAGIDGEEEHRIAQTILLEMGEFFQIQDDYLDCYGDPEVTGKVGTDIEDNKCSWLVVQALKSVTPKQRRVLEENYGQREPEKVARVKALYKELRLAEAFHQYENQSYQQLRGLVSEHCSRLPQDVFLTFADRIYKRKK, from the exons ATGAATTCAGACAAGAGGCCCCGGGTGAATGGCGACAGCGAGGATTTTGACCGTATCTTCAATCAGGTGGTAGGCGACCTGACCCAGGAGGACCTGAAGCACCCAGAGATCGGGGATGCCATCAAACGGCTGAAGGAG GTGCTTGAGTACAAcgctcccggagggaagaggaatcGGGGTCTCTCGGTCATCGCCTCGTTCCGCGAGCTCGCAGCTCCCCACCAGCAGACTGAGGAGAACTTCCGTCTGGCGCTTATCGTCGGCTGGTGTGTGGAGCTG CTACAAGCCTTCTTCCTGGTCGCGGACGACATCATGGACAATTCTGTCACCAGGCGGGGTCAGGTCTGCTGGTATCGGAAG GAAGGAGTGGGTCTGGATGCCATCAATGACTCCTACCTCCTAGAATCCGCCGTTTACCGCCTCCTCCGCAGGTACCTGAGGTCCCATACCTGTTACATTCACCTGCTAGAGTTATTCCtccag aCGTCCTACCAGACGGAGCTGGGACAGTCACTGGACCTGATGACAGCCCAGCCCAGCCGTGTGGATCTGGACCAGTTCACTGAGGAGAG GTACAAGGCCATTGTAAAGTACAAGACTGCCTTCTATAGCTTCTACCTGCCCGTGGCTTCCGCCATGTACATG GCTGGGATCGACGGCGAGGAGGAACATCGCATTGCCCAAACCATCCTCCTGGAGATGGGGGAGTTCTTTCAGATTCAG GACGATTACCTGGACTGCTATGGAGACCCTGAGGTGACCGGTAAGGTCGGTACAGACATTGAGGACAACAAGTGTAGCTGGCTGGTGGTTCAAGCACTGAAGAGTGTCACTCCCAAACAGAGGAGGGTGTTAGAG GAGAACTACGGCCAGCGGGAGCCGGAGAAGGTGGCGAGGGTGAAGGCTCTGTACAAGGAGCTGAGACTAGCTGAAGCCTTCCATCAGTATGAAAACCAGAGCTACCAGCAGCTGAGGGGGCTGGTGAGCGAGCACTGCAGCCGCCTGCCTCAGGACGTCTTCCTCACCTTCGCTGACCGCATCTACAAGAGGAAGAAGTAG